In one window of Electrophorus electricus isolate fEleEle1 chromosome 15, fEleEle1.pri, whole genome shotgun sequence DNA:
- the rab34a gene encoding ras-related protein Rab-34a isoform X1, which produces MSVLPPVRKDRVIAHLPQCFNRAAALHTASDFHAKVRTACQEQRTGTVGRFKISKVIVVGDLAVGKTCLINRFCKDVFDKNYKATIGVDFEMERFEVLGVPFSLQLWDTAGQERFKCIASTYYRGAQAIIIVFDLNDVASLQHTRQWLEDALRENDATSVQLFLVGTKKDMSSPAQYSLIEQDAIKVAGDIKAEYWAVSALTGENVREFFFRVACLTFEANVLAELEKSGSRRIGDVVKINSNTSNLYTTSKKKQPNCCQ; this is translated from the exons ATGAGCGTGCTGCCCCCTGTCCGTAAAGACCGCGTCATCGCGCACCTTCCCCAG TGTTTTAATAGAGCTGCTGCTTTACACACAGCCAGTGACTTCCATGCCAAGGTGAGAACAGCCTGCCAAGAGCAGAGGACTGGCACAGTGGG TAGATTTAAAATCTCCAAAGTTATTGTAGTTGGTGACCTGGCAGTGGGGAAAACCTGTTTGATTAATAG ATTTTGTAAAGATGTCTTTGACAAAAATTACAAAGCCACCATTGGAGTGGACTTTGAGATGGAAAGATTTGAAGTGCTGGGAGTCCCCTTTAGCCTCCAGCT ATGGGACACTGCGGGTCAGGAGAGGTTCAAGTGCATCGCATCCACGTACTACCGAGGAGCacagg CCATAATAATCGTTTTTGATTTGAATGACGTGGCCTCACTTCAACATACCAG GCAGTGGCTGGAGGATGCTCTGAGAGAGAATGACGCTACCAGTGTGCAACTCTTCCTCGTTGGCACAAAGAAAgatatgagt TCCCCAGCTCAGTATTCCCTCATCGAACAGGACGCCATCAAAGTAGCTGGAGACATCAAAGCAGAGTACTGGGCTGTGTCCGCTTTGACTG gggagaacgtgagagaaTTTTTCTTCCGTGTGGCTTGTTTGACGTTCGAGGCCAACGTGCTGGCAGAGCTGGAGAAAAGTGGCTCCAGACGCATCGGGGACGTTGTCA AAATCAACAGCAACACAAGTAACTTGTACACAACTTCTAAGAAGAAGCAGCCAAACTGTTGTCAGTAA
- the rab34a gene encoding ras-related protein Rab-34a isoform X2 yields the protein MSVLPPVRKDRVIAHLPQCFNRAAALHTASDFHAKVRTACQEQRTGTVGFKISKVIVVGDLAVGKTCLINRFCKDVFDKNYKATIGVDFEMERFEVLGVPFSLQLWDTAGQERFKCIASTYYRGAQAIIIVFDLNDVASLQHTRQWLEDALRENDATSVQLFLVGTKKDMSSPAQYSLIEQDAIKVAGDIKAEYWAVSALTGENVREFFFRVACLTFEANVLAELEKSGSRRIGDVVKINSNTSNLYTTSKKKQPNCCQ from the exons ATGAGCGTGCTGCCCCCTGTCCGTAAAGACCGCGTCATCGCGCACCTTCCCCAG TGTTTTAATAGAGCTGCTGCTTTACACACAGCCAGTGACTTCCATGCCAAGGTGAGAACAGCCTGCCAAGAGCAGAGGACTGGCACAGTGGG ATTTAAAATCTCCAAAGTTATTGTAGTTGGTGACCTGGCAGTGGGGAAAACCTGTTTGATTAATAG ATTTTGTAAAGATGTCTTTGACAAAAATTACAAAGCCACCATTGGAGTGGACTTTGAGATGGAAAGATTTGAAGTGCTGGGAGTCCCCTTTAGCCTCCAGCT ATGGGACACTGCGGGTCAGGAGAGGTTCAAGTGCATCGCATCCACGTACTACCGAGGAGCacagg CCATAATAATCGTTTTTGATTTGAATGACGTGGCCTCACTTCAACATACCAG GCAGTGGCTGGAGGATGCTCTGAGAGAGAATGACGCTACCAGTGTGCAACTCTTCCTCGTTGGCACAAAGAAAgatatgagt TCCCCAGCTCAGTATTCCCTCATCGAACAGGACGCCATCAAAGTAGCTGGAGACATCAAAGCAGAGTACTGGGCTGTGTCCGCTTTGACTG gggagaacgtgagagaaTTTTTCTTCCGTGTGGCTTGTTTGACGTTCGAGGCCAACGTGCTGGCAGAGCTGGAGAAAAGTGGCTCCAGACGCATCGGGGACGTTGTCA AAATCAACAGCAACACAAGTAACTTGTACACAACTTCTAAGAAGAAGCAGCCAAACTGTTGTCAGTAA
- the zgc:174895 gene encoding LOW QUALITY PROTEIN: adenine phosphoribosyltransferase (The sequence of the model RefSeq protein was modified relative to this genomic sequence to represent the inferred CDS: inserted 1 base in 1 codon) — MDLFSNSHARGEGWYLSLMPPNTKGANFAWLDPSRLYCSSKALSDCVKDLLKPFYNDTVDLVVGIDAMGFILGTAIATTLGKGFLAIRKAGHLCVSTKTQEYSDYTGKEKVIEVREDVLKPGLHVLLVDQWIETGGTMKAAIKLVEEQGATVVGVAAVAIENSEGGKWIKEHYKYSHCIPEELQPQIDRQYXESFRNFSPKN; from the exons ATGGATCTTTTCTCCAACTCCCACGCCAGAGGCGAAGGCTGGTACTTGTCCCTGATGCCACCAAACACAAAAGGAGCGAACTTCGCGTGGCTTGACCCATCAAGACTCTACTGCAGTTCAAAG GCCTTGTCAGACTGTGTGAAGGATCTCCTTAAACCATTCTACAACGACACCGTTGATCTGGTGGTGGGAATTGATGCAATGGGCTTCATCCTTG GTACTGCTATAGCCACCACTCTGGGAAAAGGGTTCCTGGCCATTCGGAAAGCAGGACACTTATGTGTTTCGACCAAAACGCAGGAGTACAGCGACTACACTGGAAAAGAGAAAGTGATAGAGGTGCGAGAGGATGTGTTAAAGCCAG GTCTGCATGTCCTCCTAGTGGACCAGTGGATCGAGACTGGAGGGACTATGAAAGCTGCCATCAAACTAGTAGAGGAACAGGGAGCTACAGTTGTGG GTGTTGCAGCTGTGGCCATTGAGAACAGCGAGGGTGGAAAGTGGATAAAGGAACACTATAAATATTCCCACTGCATCCCTGAAGAACTTCAGCCTCAAATTGACAGACAAT TGGAATCCTTCCGAAACTTCAGTCCGAAAAATTAG
- the proca1 gene encoding protein PROCA1 translates to MESAPGTSSLLRHKSKTRALEIQKKEGKVLFHMLDNTFCGKISVVGPYSFYEVSDGAENVRSVHDSAGNLVDCSVTADPIHVKSFHARFVNVVLREQRTQTALPRKPGVPHGAAGRDGRQTTEVQARVHLSRYSPGEFAETDECCRAHDYCPDVIHAFSFKYGYVNLKWHSVSHCDCDNALKQCLRKVNDTSSRVVGQAFFNVIEVPCFEFSFEEQCVERYWYGVCKRYGRVPVAVLRESIPYDFGGVELIDAFTMSPPKKKLAEVETTQASESTTPSSVSGSASTTQPLPKVVTAAEDFIEALAAVSTSQRPALDGSRDAHAADKKRKKNVGKKRKDSKKRRRKEQGKKRKQSADAAPAAQEQCRRHAAGQTSRCAHRSKRFWRRSWEFSSDQ, encoded by the exons ATGGAAAGTGCACCAGGGACCTCCTCCTTGCTGCGTCACAAGAGTAAAACTCGGGctctggag ATCCAGAAAAAAGAGGGCAAAGTGTTGTTTCACATGCTCGACAACACTTTCTGTGGAAAGATATCGGTGGTTGGGCCGTACAGTTTCTATGAAGTGTCGGATGGCGCAGAGAACGTTCGCTCCGTTCATGACTCTGCAGGAAACCTAGTCGACTGCTCAGTAACCGCGGACCCCATACACGTCAAATCCTTTCACGCACGTTTTGTCAACGTGGTGCTGAGAGAGCAGAG AACCCAAACAGCGCTGCCGCGCAAACCCGGAGTTCCGCATGGCGCTGCCGGCAGGGACGGAAGGCAGACGACGGAGGTCCAGGCGCGGGTTCACCTATCCCGGTACTCTCCTG GGGAGTTTGCCGAGACAGACGAATGCTGTCGCGCTCACGACTACTGTCCCGATGTCATTCATGCCTTCTCCTTCAAGTACGGCTACGTCAACTTGAAATGGCATTCAGTCTCGCACTGCGACTGCGATAACGC ATTAAAACAGTGCCTGAGGAAAGTTAACGATACTTCGTCACGGGTGGTTGGCCAAGCTTTCTTTAACGTAATCGAAGTTCCCTGTTTTGAATTCTCCTTCGAGGAACAATGTGTTGAGCGCTACTGGTATGGAGT GTGCAAGAGATATGGCAGAGTGCCTGTGGCAGTGCTGAGAGAATCCATCCCCTATGACTTTGGAGGTGTTGAACTCATAGATGCGTTCACCATGTCTCCTCCTAAGAAGAAGCTGGCAGAGGTAGAAACCACACAGGCATCTGAGAGCACCACACCGTCCAGTGTCTCAGGATCCGCAAGCACCACCCAGCCGCTTCCGAAGGTGGTCACGGCTGCTGAGGACTTCATCGAAGCCCTCGCCGCCGTTTCCACCTCGCAGCGTCCAGCGTTGGATGGCAGCAGAGATGCCCACGCAGCAgacaagaagaggaagaagaatgTTGGCAAGAAGAGAAAAGATTCAAAGAAGAGAAGGCGGAAGGAGCAGGGTAAGAAGAGAAAGCAGAGCGCAGACGCGGCTCCGGCGGCCCAGGAGCAGTGTCGTCGGCACGCCGCCGGCCAGACGAGCAGATGTGCTCACCGCTCAAAACGGTTTTGGAGAAGATCCTGGGAATTTTCATCAGATCAGTGA